The segment CGCCACGACGAACGCGACCGTGATCAGCAGGGTCCGCTCGTCGACCTCCTGGCCGATCGTGAGGGCAGCGGCGAGCGTGACGACGCCTCGCATCCCCGCCCACGACAGGACCGCCCCGCCGCGCGCGGTGATCGGCTCGCTCTCCTGGTAGGCGACGTCGGCCCTCCCGCGCTCGATCCGGCGCCGGAACTGCGACATGCGGTGCTGACCACGGGGGCTGTCGATGCGAGGTCCGCCCTCCTGAGCCATCGTGTCGACGTGGTCGCTGATGTGCGTGAGCCGCTGGCGCAGGGCGTCGAGCCGCGGTCGGCGTCGCCGTTCGAGGAGCACCTGGACGCCGACGAAGCCGATCCGCAGGACGAGCAGCAGGACGAGGACCAGGGCGGCGATCCCCAGCACCTCGGGCAGGCTGCTGGACGACTCGTCGAGGTCGCGCAGGAGCGACTCGAGCTGCAGGCCCATCAGGAGGAAGACGCCGTTCTCGACGAGGAACTGGATCGTCAGCCAGTTGGTGCGCTCGGTGAGGCGCTCGCGGGCGCTGAAGGTCCGTACGCCGTGGTGCCCGGTGACCAGGCCCGCCACGACGACGGCGACCACGCCCGACGCCTCGGCTTCTTCGGCGGGCAGGAACGCCAGAAACGGCACGATGAAGCTGACCGCCGTCATCAGGACGGGGTCGTCCAGCTTGCTCCGCAGCCAGACGGTCGAGCGGCCCACGACGTAGCCGATGAGGACGGCGAGCGCCACCGCCCGGACGAAGTCGAAGACCGCGTCGCCCAGGCTGAATCCCGCGGTGATGGCGAGCAGCGCCGTCCGCAGCACGACCAGCGCAGAGGCATCGTTGAACAGGCTCTCGCCCTCCAGCACCGTCATCAACCGGTGGGGGAGCCCGAGGCGCTTGCCGATCGCGGTGGCCGCGACCGCGTCCGTGGGGCTGACGACGGCGCCCAGTGCCACGCCGGCCGCGAAGGAGACGTCGGGAACGACGAGGTGCACGACGGCACCGACGGCGAGCGCCGAGACGACGACCAGGGTGACCGAGAGCCACGTGATCATGCCGATGCTGCGGCGCAGGTCGAGGACGGGCACCTGGACCGCGGTGGCGTACAGCAGCGGCGGCAGGGCTCCGAGCAGGATCCAGTCGGGCTCCAGCTCGAAGTCGGGCGTGCCGGGCACGAGGCTGAAGGCGATGCCGAGGACCAGCAGGACCAGCGGGGTGGCGATCCCGGTGCGCCGGGACAGCACGGCCGCCACGACGATCGCCATCAGGGCGGCGACGGCGAGGGTCAGCAGCTCCACGCCCGTCAGGGTAGCGAGCCTCAGGCGCCGTCAGGGGGCGCCGCGTGGCTCCTCGTGGCTCGGACGGTCGCTGAGCTCGTCGACCACGAGGAGGTCGTGGCGCACCTGGCCGGCACGGAACGAGGCCCGGCCGACCATGTGGCTGGAGACCACGCTCGTGGCCATCTGCAGCAGCACGATGAGGGCGAGGATGCCGACCACCCCCGGGTCGCGCAGGCGCAGCGCGACCCCGGTCATCACCAGCACCGTGCCGAGGACCTGCGGCTTCGTGGCCGCGTGCATCCGGGTGAGCAGGTCGGGCAGGCGGACGACGCCGATGGCGGCGATGAGCGCGAGGACCGCGCCGAGGAGGATGCACACGGCGGCGGCGAGGTCGGCGACCTGGGTCCAGCTCACCACTTGCCCCCAGTGCCCGGGTCGTCGCGGTCGCCGGCCTCGAGGTCGTCGCTGCGGCTGGCGTAGCGGGCGACGCTCACCGCGCCCACCATGCCGCAGCCGGCGAGCACGACGAGCATCGGGAGCGGGTACGTCACGCCCGAGTGGGCGACGTACAGGCCGGTCGCGCAGACCGTGACCGCGACCAGCACGTCGAGCGCGACGCTCCGGTCGAGGATCGTCGGTCCGATGGTGAGGCGCACGAGCAGCAGCACGGCGGCGGCGGCGAGCAGCGTGGCTCCGAGGACGAGCACGACTGTCATGGGTCCTCCCGGTCGGTGGGTCGGGGCGGCAGGGCGCGCAGCAGGCGCTGCTCGAGGTCCAGCGCGGTGCGGCGGAAGTCGTCGGCGGCCTCCGCGTCGGGTACGTCGATGACGTGGAGGTAGAGCGTGTGCGTGGACCGACGGGCCTCCACGACCACGGACCCCGGGATGAGCGACAGCATGGACGCGACGAGGGTCATCATGAAGTCGGACTTGGTCTCGAGGTCGACCGCGACCACGGCGTTGCGCACCGGTCGTCGCCGCAGGACGACGCCGGCCACCTCGAAGCTCGCCCGCACGACGTCGAGGTGGAAGCGGGCGACCACGCCGAGCAGGGGGAGGGGCCGGACCGAGGAGCCGAGGTCGATGGGGGGCAACGGGAAGGTGACGCACACCAGCACCGCCACGAGCACGCCCCCGACGACGAGCAGCGGCGTCACGGCGCCCCACAGGGCCAGCCAGACGAGCAGCAGCCAGGCGACCGCGAGCGGCTGGACGGCGCGGTGCCGCGCGGGACGGGTGGACCCGTCGCGGCGGGTGCGCATGACCGGGCTCACGGGTGCTCCTCGGTGAGGACGGAGGAGAGGTAGGGGGTGCGCTCGTGCAGGTCGCCCGCCGCCCGGTCGGCCAGGGCGTAGAGCGGCCCGGCGATCACCGACAGCAGCACGCTGGCCGCGACGAGACCGCCTGCCGGCAGCAGCATGCCGAGGGGGGAGTGGCGGGTGTCGTCCCCCGCCTCGATCAGCGTGAACAGGTCGCGGTCGGGCTCGCTGTCGTCGCCGAGGCGGCGGGCCTCCTCGATGTCACGCCGCGACACGGTGCCCGCGGCGGTGTGCACGTGGCCCCGGTGCTGGTGCATCGCGCGGGTGTCGTGCCCGGGCACCGGCTCGGTCGCCGCCCCGCCGGCGGTCTCGCCGATGGCCTCGAGCGCCTCGTGGGCCTCGCGGGGGGTGCGCCAGAACGCCACGGCCCACGTCTTCGCGACGGCGTACAGCGTCAGCAGGCTGGTGGCTGCGCCGGCGGCCACGAGCGTCCAGGCGAGCGGGCTGCCGTCGAGCTGCGCGGCCTGGAACAGCCCGACCTTGCCGATGAAGCCGGAGAACGGTGGGATGCCCGCGAGGTTCATCGCCGGCACGAAGAAGAGCACGGCCAGCACCGGCGCGATGCGCGCCAGCCCTCCGATGCGCATCAGCGCGGTGCTGCCGGCCCGGCGCTCGACGAGGCCGAGGACGAGGAAGAGCGCCGTCTGGATGGTGATGTGGTGGACGACGTAGAACGTCGTGCCTGCCGTGCCGGTGCGGCTGTCGAGCGCGATGCCGAGGATCAGGTAGCCGATGTGGCTGACCAGAGTGAAGGACAGCATGCGCTTGATGTCGGACTGGGCGATCGCGCCGAGGATGCCGATGATCATGGTCAGGAGCGCGGCCCACAGGAGCAGGTCGGTGAGCGGGCTGTCAGGGAAGAGCAGGGTCTGCATGCGCAGGATCGCGTAGACGCCGACCTTGGTGAGCAGCCCGGCGAACACCGCCGTGACCGGCGCGGGCGCGGTGGGGTAGCTGTCCGGCAGCCACAGCGACAGGGGGAAGACGGCCGCCTTGATGGCGAACGTCGTCAGCAGCAGCAGCTGGATCATCATCGACACGTGGTCGGGCAGCTCCGCGAGCCGCTCGGCGAGGTGGGCGAGGGTGAGCGTGCCGGTGGCCGCGTACGTCACCGCCAGGCTGATGAGGAACAGCGTCGACGAGAGCAGGTTGACCAGCACGTAGATCGTGCCGGCGCGGACCCGGGCCGCCGTGCCGCCGAGCGTCAGCAGGACGTAGCTGGCGAACAGCAGCATCTCGAAGCTGACGAACAGGTTGAACAGGTCGCCGGCGAGGAACGCGTTGGCCACGCCTGCCACCAGCACGAGGAACGTCGGGTGGTAGACCGAGATCGGCGCACCCTCCTCGTCCTCCGTCATGCCCTGCCCGACGGAGTAGGCGAGGACCGCCAGGGTCACGATGGCGCTGACCAGCAGCATCAGGGCGGCGAGCCGGTCGGCGACGAGGACGATGCCGAGGGTCTCGGGCCACGCGCCGATCCACACGGTCTGCGGGCCGTGCCGGTCCGCCTGCACCAGGAGCACGGCCGCCACGACGACGACGGAGCCGAGCACGGCGAGGCTGAGCCAGCGCTGGATGCGCGGGTGGTGCAGCAGCGCGAGCGAGGCACCCGCTCCGAGGATCGGAAGCAGGACGGGGAGGGGGACGAGGGAGTTCACGTCGACCTCATCTCCTCGGCGTCGGCGGCGAGCGGGTCGTCGTCCGGGCCCTGGCCGTGGTCTCCGCTGGAGTCGTCGCCGGGGTAGTCGGACGTCGTGGCCTCGTAGGCCTCCGACGTCACGTCCCGCAGTGCGAGCCTGCGGATGGTGTCGTCCTCGATGTCGTCCTGCACGTCGTCGTGGCCGTTGAGCTGCCAGCTGCGGTAGGCCATGGCGAGCACGAACGCCGTGGTCGCGAGTGTGATGACGATGGCGGTGAGCACCATCGCCTGGGGGAGCGGGTCCGTGAGGCCGGTGGTGTCACCGCCCTTCGACACGATCGGGGCGCGTCCCGCGGGACCGCCGGCGACCATGAAGCAGAGGCTGACACCGTTGCCGATCATGACGATGCCGATCAGCACGCGCGAGAGGCTGCGCTCGAGCACCAGGTAGACACCGCAGCCGAGGAGGGCGGCGGCGACGAGGACGAGGGTCAGGTTGATGGTCATGCGGCCTCCGCCTGCGCCTCGCGCATGGCACGCTGGATGTCGCGGTCGATGTGGGAGCCGAGGGCGCGCAGCAGGTCGAGCACCAGTCCGACGACGACCAGGTAGACCCCGACGTCGAAGAGGACCGACGAGACCAGGTGCAGGTCGCCGAGCAGCGGCAGGTGCAGGTCGATCACCGCGGACTGGAGCACCACACCGCCGAAGGCCATCGGCAGGAGCGCAGCCAGCGCCGCAACGGCGAGGCCGCCCCCGATCAGGCGCCCGGCGTCCACCGGTGCCGCCTCGTCGAGCTCGTAGCGACCGCCGGCGAGGTAGCGCACGACCAGCGCCAGCCCGGTGGTCATGCCCGCCGCGAAGCCACCGCCGGGCTCGTTGTGGCCGACGAGCAGGAGGTAGATCGAGATGACGACCAGCGTGTGGAAGAGCAGTCGCACGATGACCTCGAAGATGATCGAGCGCTTGTCCGGCGGCAGCGTCCGTGAGCCGGGAAGCCAGGCACGCCGTCCCGGAGCGGTGGCGACCTTCTCGACGCCGGCCGGGTAGGGGATGTCGTGGACGCGACGGATGTCGGCGCCGCGGGCGTTGACGTACACGAGGCTGGCGACGCCCGTCGCTGCGGCCACGAGCACCGCGAGCTCGCCGAGCGTGTCCCAGGCACGGGTGTCGACGAGGATGACGTTGACGATGTTGCCGCCACCGCCGAACTCGAGTGCCTGCTCCGGCAGGGCCAGGGAG is part of the Nocardioides cavernae genome and harbors:
- the mnhG gene encoding monovalent cation/H(+) antiporter subunit G; the encoded protein is MSWTQVADLAAAVCILLGAVLALIAAIGVVRLPDLLTRMHAATKPQVLGTVLVMTGVALRLRDPGVVGILALIVLLQMATSVVSSHMVGRASFRAGQVRHDLLVVDELSDRPSHEEPRGAP
- a CDS encoding Na+/H+ antiporter subunit D produces the protein MNSLVPLPVLLPILGAGASLALLHHPRIQRWLSLAVLGSVVVVAAVLLVQADRHGPQTVWIGAWPETLGIVLVADRLAALMLLVSAIVTLAVLAYSVGQGMTEDEEGAPISVYHPTFLVLVAGVANAFLAGDLFNLFVSFEMLLFASYVLLTLGGTAARVRAGTIYVLVNLLSSTLFLISLAVTYAATGTLTLAHLAERLAELPDHVSMMIQLLLLTTFAIKAAVFPLSLWLPDSYPTAPAPVTAVFAGLLTKVGVYAILRMQTLLFPDSPLTDLLLWAALLTMIIGILGAIAQSDIKRMLSFTLVSHIGYLILGIALDSRTGTAGTTFYVVHHITIQTALFLVLGLVERRAGSTALMRIGGLARIAPVLAVLFFVPAMNLAGIPPFSGFIGKVGLFQAAQLDGSPLAWTLVAAGAATSLLTLYAVAKTWAVAFWRTPREAHEALEAIGETAGGAATEPVPGHDTRAMHQHRGHVHTAAGTVSRRDIEEARRLGDDSEPDRDLFTLIEAGDDTRHSPLGMLLPAGGLVAASVLLSVIAGPLYALADRAAGDLHERTPYLSSVLTEEHP
- a CDS encoding cation:proton antiporter; protein product: MELLTLAVAALMAIVVAAVLSRRTGIATPLVLLVLGIAFSLVPGTPDFELEPDWILLGALPPLLYATAVQVPVLDLRRSIGMITWLSVTLVVVSALAVGAVVHLVVPDVSFAAGVALGAVVSPTDAVAATAIGKRLGLPHRLMTVLEGESLFNDASALVVLRTALLAITAGFSLGDAVFDFVRAVALAVLIGYVVGRSTVWLRSKLDDPVLMTAVSFIVPFLAFLPAEEAEASGVVAVVVAGLVTGHHGVRTFSARERLTERTNWLTIQFLVENGVFLLMGLQLESLLRDLDESSSSLPEVLGIAALVLVLLLVLRIGFVGVQVLLERRRRPRLDALRQRLTHISDHVDTMAQEGGPRIDSPRGQHRMSQFRRRIERGRADVAYQESEPITARGGAVLSWAGMRGVVTLAAALTIGQEVDERTLLITVAFVVAVVSLLLYGGTLPWLIRTLGVSGVDPDRQRAEVAELVNDITATAAAAMGPTDRIVIDGTPIDPDVATETLAWLERVRDARTDRGPEAVTLASQRVLLHRQIISLMRDALHEERAIGAYSTAALTRASALIDAQELQLDR
- a CDS encoding monovalent cation/H+ antiporter complex subunit F, encoding MTVVLVLGATLLAAAAVLLLVRLTIGPTILDRSVALDVLVAVTVCATGLYVAHSGVTYPLPMLVVLAGCGMVGAVSVARYASRSDDLEAGDRDDPGTGGKW
- a CDS encoding Na(+)/H(+) antiporter subunit C translates to MTINLTLVLVAAALLGCGVYLVLERSLSRVLIGIVMIGNGVSLCFMVAGGPAGRAPIVSKGGDTTGLTDPLPQAMVLTAIVITLATTAFVLAMAYRSWQLNGHDDVQDDIEDDTIRRLALRDVTSEAYEATTSDYPGDDSSGDHGQGPDDDPLAADAEEMRST
- a CDS encoding Na+/H+ antiporter subunit E; the protein is MSPVMRTRRDGSTRPARHRAVQPLAVAWLLLVWLALWGAVTPLLVVGGVLVAVLVCVTFPLPPIDLGSSVRPLPLLGVVARFHLDVVRASFEVAGVVLRRRPVRNAVVAVDLETKSDFMMTLVASMLSLIPGSVVVEARRSTHTLYLHVIDVPDAEAADDFRRTALDLEQRLLRALPPRPTDREDP